One segment of Phaeacidiphilus oryzae TH49 DNA contains the following:
- a CDS encoding M48 family metalloprotease has translation MTDAGAEAGAGAGAGSGAGAGPGGGPAAGADEADFTPEQTARARALRRAAVPVALGGRTAGLALSALLGFTGAGPWLTVRAGELLGGGRQARIVAGAVVLLLAGQLLGLPFAARGRVVRQRFGLVTQGWAGWWVDVARGFALSAVLGIAAAEGVYALAGWSERWWWLPAAGAAAVLAVVMSFLWPLLVEPLFNRFTPMPEGGLRGRLLELAERQGVRVRDVLVADASRRTTALNAYVSGLGATRRIVVYDTLLATAAERDVELVVAHELGHVVHRDVTRGMLLGALGAAAAVCVVGPLAGVLAGPVAGPLAGDWTVSDPRSMALLMALAALGGAVAGPVQCAVSRRIERRADVFALDATRDPEGFIAMQRALTVANVAEPDPPRWLSVLFGTHPTPSQRVALARGWARGGARR, from the coding sequence GTGACCGACGCGGGGGCGGAGGCGGGGGCAGGCGCGGGCGCGGGCAGCGGCGCGGGCGCCGGCCCGGGGGGAGGGCCTGCCGCGGGGGCGGACGAAGCCGACTTCACCCCCGAGCAGACGGCCCGGGCGCGCGCCCTGCGGCGGGCCGCCGTGCCGGTCGCGCTGGGCGGGCGGACGGCCGGGCTGGCGCTCAGCGCGCTGCTCGGATTCACCGGGGCCGGGCCGTGGTTGACGGTCCGGGCCGGGGAGCTCCTCGGCGGCGGGCGGCAGGCGCGGATCGTCGCGGGCGCCGTGGTGCTGCTGCTGGCCGGGCAGCTGCTGGGGCTGCCGTTCGCGGCCCGCGGCCGGGTGGTGCGGCAGCGGTTCGGGCTGGTCACCCAGGGCTGGGCCGGCTGGTGGGTGGACGTGGCGCGGGGCTTCGCGCTGAGCGCGGTGCTCGGGATCGCCGCCGCGGAGGGGGTGTACGCGCTCGCCGGGTGGTCGGAGCGGTGGTGGTGGCTGCCGGCCGCGGGCGCGGCGGCGGTGCTGGCCGTGGTGATGTCCTTCCTCTGGCCGCTGCTGGTGGAGCCGCTCTTCAACCGCTTCACGCCGATGCCGGAGGGCGGACTGCGCGGCCGGCTGCTGGAGTTGGCGGAGCGACAGGGCGTACGGGTGCGGGACGTGCTGGTCGCTGACGCGTCCCGGCGGACGACCGCGCTGAACGCCTACGTCTCCGGGCTGGGCGCGACGCGGCGGATCGTGGTCTACGACACGCTGCTGGCGACCGCTGCCGAGCGGGACGTCGAGCTGGTCGTGGCACATGAGTTGGGGCATGTCGTCCACCGGGACGTCACCCGGGGCATGCTGCTGGGCGCGCTCGGCGCGGCGGCCGCGGTGTGCGTGGTCGGGCCGCTGGCGGGGGTGCTGGCCGGCCCGGTGGCGGGGCCGCTCGCGGGCGACTGGACGGTCTCCGACCCGCGGTCGATGGCGCTGCTGATGGCGCTGGCCGCGCTGGGGGGCGCGGTGGCGGGGCCCGTGCAGTGCGCCGTGAGCCGGCGGATCGAGCGGCGGGCGGACGTCTTCGCGCTGGACGCGACGCGCGATCCGGAGGGCTTCATCGCCATGCAGCGGGCGCTGACCGTGGCCAACGTCGCCG